From Companilactobacillus heilongjiangensis, one genomic window encodes:
- a CDS encoding YitT family protein: MKNKKNRLSAKLLIMLVALELIAFSLNMFFEPHSIAAGGATGIAILLQAGWKIPTFISVLVINIVMLVLAYLHLDRQTTIKLALGSFMLPLLLYITPVYNLIPNSRVISIIVGSVIFGIGLAILYTLNMSSGGTTVPPMIIHKNFGVDKYISLFIIDAIVCLGNIALTDIFSFLLAVMSVGISSLSIKGFGIIHARRLAQ; encoded by the coding sequence ATGAAGAATAAGAAAAATAGATTGTCCGCAAAACTACTAATAATGTTAGTCGCTTTGGAACTTATCGCATTTAGTCTAAATATGTTCTTCGAGCCGCACAGCATAGCAGCCGGTGGAGCTACCGGAATCGCTATCTTGTTGCAAGCAGGATGGAAAATCCCAACATTCATCTCGGTTCTTGTCATAAATATTGTGATGTTAGTACTGGCTTACTTACATTTAGATCGTCAAACAACAATTAAATTAGCACTAGGAAGTTTCATGCTTCCATTGTTGTTATATATCACACCGGTTTACAATTTGATTCCCAACAGTCGTGTCATTTCGATAATCGTTGGAAGTGTTATTTTTGGAATTGGTTTAGCAATTTTATATACATTAAACATGTCGAGTGGTGGGACAACGGTTCCTCCAATGATCATCCATAAGAACTTCGGAGTCGACAAATATATCAGTTTATTCATTATTGATGCAATCGTCTGCTTAGGCAACATTGCTTTAACTGATATCTTCTCATTCCTCCTAGCTGTTATGTCAGTGGGAATTTCCAGCCTATCCATTAAAGGTTTTGGAATCATACATGCCAGAAGATTGGCACAATAA
- a CDS encoding GntR family transcriptional regulator translates to MKETPKYVVVANHLRQQILEKQYQINEQLPQETAIASSLNVSRITVRKALDILVEEGLIYRIQGSGTFVKDNQANTGFSHGKKSLEIFDFNKYQVDLLKFGVDKPTGSVMGQLNINKFDFTYGIERLIKDKGTVIALQRTFMPVKIIQGMQMDSLKGSIYDFVDKELDLKIDSAIRTISSEISDDQVTEKLGLDKPEPLITMEQRSFLSNGQIFEYSYTYIRASKFSIHESI, encoded by the coding sequence ATGAAGGAAACACCCAAATATGTGGTGGTAGCAAATCATTTACGACAACAAATCCTGGAAAAACAATATCAAATCAATGAACAACTACCTCAAGAAACTGCAATTGCCAGTTCTCTGAATGTCAGTAGAATCACCGTTAGGAAGGCATTGGACATCCTAGTAGAGGAAGGGTTGATATATAGAATCCAGGGCTCAGGGACTTTTGTCAAAGACAATCAAGCTAACACGGGCTTCAGTCATGGTAAAAAATCTTTAGAAATATTTGATTTCAATAAGTATCAAGTTGATCTATTAAAGTTTGGCGTTGATAAGCCCACTGGTAGCGTTATGGGTCAGCTGAACATTAATAAATTTGATTTCACCTACGGAATAGAGCGTTTGATTAAGGATAAAGGCACTGTTATAGCGTTACAACGGACGTTTATGCCGGTGAAAATTATCCAAGGAATGCAGATGGATTCTCTGAAAGGTTCCATTTATGATTTTGTAGATAAAGAATTGGATTTAAAAATTGATTCTGCGATAAGGACCATTTCAAGTGAAATATCTGATGATCAAGTTACTGAAAAACTTGGTCTGGATAAGCCAGAACCCTTGATAACAATGGAACAACGTTCATTTTTAAGCAACGGACAAATCTTCGAATACTCTTATACTTATATACGAGCATCCAAGTTTTCAATCCATGAATCAATTTAA
- a CDS encoding sialate O-acetylesterase, with protein sequence MATEVLELDPLYSNNMVIPANKAFKISGTAVRDTEVYAEIDNQVLRTTSDVDGNWLIEVAPIESQVETTLKVQNLDEEIIVNNIKTGQVILLTGQSNIEYEFQNDCEYQDQLKDINFKDAYYYNVPKLEYRDEKQTLPDDLPIPAWKLVKDTTVGSLSAVGYWMLKRFKQIYPDRVIGIIDCYKGGTSASSWVPETVLQSDKELVDTFIKPFHEAIDGKTADDFKQEFVAYNAAVADHNTKLSAFTKKYPEVSLSDAKDKVGHTPWPPPMTPTSFLRPNGLYHTMIEKVRNYPFNKVVWYQGENDAPNPEVYKKLLRGLIISWRQLFKNTSLPFYIVQLPGYFDEPKDAWPMIRQSQLDVSQTINDVHLVSISDTGDMHNIHPESKRIAGTRLGEIISGIQYSDTPTVYKQEIVNNGLLLFVKNASMLSARGNAYVSIRNNQEWIEQEVYTQGNTVMIPNAEHAIEIRYEYKNFPKCTIFNEYGAPLSPFEMKVGRG encoded by the coding sequence ATGGCAACTGAAGTATTAGAGCTTGATCCACTATATTCAAATAATATGGTCATACCAGCTAATAAAGCCTTCAAAATCAGTGGGACTGCTGTCAGAGATACGGAAGTCTATGCAGAAATAGACAATCAAGTTTTGCGTACAACTTCTGATGTTGATGGTAATTGGTTGATTGAAGTTGCTCCAATCGAAAGTCAAGTTGAGACAACTTTGAAGGTCCAAAACTTAGATGAAGAAATAATTGTCAATAATATTAAAACTGGGCAAGTCATTCTTCTGACAGGTCAATCTAATATTGAATATGAATTTCAAAATGATTGTGAATATCAGGATCAATTAAAGGATATTAATTTTAAAGATGCTTATTACTACAATGTTCCTAAACTTGAATATCGTGATGAGAAGCAAACTTTGCCAGATGATTTACCAATTCCTGCTTGGAAGTTAGTCAAGGATACAACCGTTGGCAGTTTATCAGCAGTTGGTTACTGGATGTTAAAGCGTTTCAAACAAATATATCCGGACCGAGTAATTGGGATTATCGACTGTTATAAAGGCGGTACTTCAGCGTCATCTTGGGTACCAGAGACTGTGTTGCAGAGTGATAAGGAATTAGTTGATACTTTTATCAAACCATTTCATGAAGCAATTGATGGCAAAACTGCTGATGATTTTAAACAAGAATTTGTTGCGTATAATGCCGCGGTGGCTGATCACAATACTAAATTGAGTGCCTTTACTAAAAAGTATCCCGAGGTTTCACTGAGTGATGCTAAGGATAAAGTGGGACACACGCCATGGCCACCTCCAATGACACCAACGTCGTTCTTAAGACCCAATGGTTTGTATCACACGATGATTGAAAAGGTTAGAAATTATCCATTCAATAAAGTTGTCTGGTATCAAGGTGAAAATGATGCTCCAAATCCTGAGGTATATAAGAAATTATTGCGTGGATTGATTATTAGCTGGAGACAATTGTTTAAAAATACTTCGTTGCCATTTTATATTGTTCAACTTCCAGGATACTTTGATGAACCAAAGGATGCATGGCCAATGATTCGTCAGAGTCAGTTGGATGTATCTCAAACAATTAATGATGTTCACTTAGTTTCAATTTCTGATACGGGCGATATGCACAATATTCACCCTGAATCAAAACGGATTGCCGGAACACGTCTGGGAGAGATTATATCAGGTATTCAATATAGCGATACGCCAACAGTTTATAAACAAGAAATCGTTAATAATGGGTTGCTACTATTTGTTAAAAATGCTTCGATGTTAAGCGCTAGAGGAAACGCTTATGTTTCAATCAGAAATAATCAGGAGTGGATCGAGCAAGAAGTATATACACAAGGCAATACAGTGATGATTCCAAATGCGGAACATGCAATTGAGATCAGATATGAGTATAAGAATTTTCCTAAATGTACGATATTTAATGAGTACGGGGCACCATTGTCACCGTTCGAAATGAAAGTAGGCAGAGGCTAG
- a CDS encoding ROK family protein, which yields MKNLGLIDIGGTSIKFAVWKDNELKKLKPVPTPSTLGEFYNVLTDQVEKMKQYQIVGVGISSPGAVNKKTGVIEGASAIPYIHNFKIQQALEERFGLPVSIENDANCAALAELDSGAGKDVDSLVFLIVGTGVGGSVIIDHKIWHGAHLFGGEFGYMLSDNKNTLSNLGTSVNVANRYNINSKPVSNYSGKEVFDLAKKGDERAQKEVHTMYYALAKSIYNLQYSFDPELVVLGGAVSNNPDLIPAVNKEIEKIRKIVEIASIKPQVVACHYTDEANLRGALVDFNQQK from the coding sequence ATGAAAAATTTAGGATTGATTGATATCGGTGGAACTTCTATCAAGTTTGCCGTATGGAAAGATAATGAATTAAAAAAATTAAAACCAGTACCAACGCCTTCAACATTAGGAGAATTTTACAATGTTCTGACTGATCAAGTGGAAAAAATGAAGCAGTATCAAATTGTGGGTGTCGGAATTAGCTCACCTGGTGCTGTTAATAAGAAGACTGGTGTAATTGAGGGTGCGTCAGCGATTCCTTATATTCATAATTTCAAGATTCAACAAGCATTGGAAGAAAGGTTTGGATTGCCAGTAAGTATTGAAAATGATGCTAATTGTGCAGCTTTGGCTGAATTGGATTCCGGAGCTGGAAAAGATGTCGATAGTTTGGTCTTCTTAATTGTTGGAACCGGTGTGGGTGGTTCTGTGATTATTGATCATAAAATTTGGCATGGTGCCCATTTATTTGGTGGCGAGTTTGGATATATGCTATCGGACAACAAAAATACACTAAGTAATTTGGGAACTTCGGTAAATGTTGCTAATAGATATAATATAAATTCGAAACCTGTTTCAAATTATTCAGGCAAAGAAGTATTTGATTTAGCTAAAAAGGGTGATGAACGTGCTCAAAAAGAGGTACACACGATGTATTACGCTTTGGCTAAAAGCATTTACAATTTGCAATATAGTTTTGATCCCGAATTAGTTGTGCTTGGAGGAGCAGTTTCCAATAATCCTGACTTGATTCCAGCAGTTAACAAAGAGATTGAGAAAATTAGAAAAATAGTTGAAATTGCATCGATAAAACCTCAAGTTGTCGCTTGTCATTATACGGATGAAGCCAACTTGCGCGGTGCTTTGGTCGATTTCAATCAACAGAAATAA
- a CDS encoding PTS sugar transporter subunit IIB yields the protein MKQLKIAIFCSGGFSTSLIGAKMQKVYDAEGKDVKVDAYDFGMVDEVGDDADVILLAPQIGWAFDQTKKGHPNTKVILLTMQQFGSMDGQVLVDVLKEKGID from the coding sequence ATGAAACAATTAAAGATTGCTATTTTTTGTAGCGGTGGATTTTCCACAAGTCTTATCGGTGCCAAAATGCAAAAGGTATATGACGCAGAGGGTAAGGATGTAAAAGTTGATGCATACGACTTTGGTATGGTTGACGAAGTTGGCGATGATGCCGATGTTATTTTGTTAGCACCACAAATTGGTTGGGCCTTTGATCAAACCAAAAAGGGTCACCCAAATACAAAGGTCATTCTTCTAACAATGCAACAATTTGGTAGTATGGATGGTCAAGTTTTAGTTGATGTATTGAAAGAGAAGGGAATAGATTAA
- a CDS encoding glycoside hydrolase family 1 protein, with the protein MLKFPKDFAWGAATSGPQSEGNFHKPNQNVFDYWYEKDPDAFYDGVGPDTASNFYNDYKKDIPLMAKAGIRSLRTSIQWTRLMADVDKGIVDEDGVEFYNNVIDCLLDNGIEPYINLFHFDLPIDLYKKYGGWESKHVTDLFADYAEKCFELFGSKVKNWFTFNEPKVILDGEYLYQFHYPLKVDGPAAVQVAYNINLASAKAVARFKKWRKENNSDAKIGTILNLTPAYPATNDPEDVAAAEFATLWDDNMYLDPAVKGHFPEKLVKILDDANVLFDSTPEELKIIADNTIDVLGVNFYHPERVMRPSVSPDSLQDWMPDIYFDNYEMPGRVMNVDKGWEIYPKTLYDIAINIRDNYGNLPWFVSENGMGVSHEERYLDDKGVVQDDYRIKFIKDHLTELHRGIEAGSNCHGFFVWTGIDCWSWKNAYRNRYGLIRNDIHTQTKTIKKSGQWYAKLSENNGF; encoded by the coding sequence ATGCTTAAATTTCCAAAAGATTTCGCATGGGGTGCTGCAACGTCTGGCCCTCAATCTGAAGGTAACTTTCACAAGCCAAATCAAAATGTCTTTGATTATTGGTATGAAAAGGATCCAGATGCTTTCTATGATGGAGTAGGACCCGACACAGCTTCAAATTTTTATAATGATTATAAAAAGGATATTCCATTGATGGCCAAGGCTGGTATTCGTTCATTGCGTACTTCAATTCAATGGACTAGATTGATGGCCGATGTTGATAAAGGAATTGTCGATGAAGACGGGGTAGAGTTTTACAACAATGTCATTGATTGCTTGTTGGATAATGGTATTGAACCTTATATCAATTTATTCCATTTTGATTTACCTATTGATCTATATAAGAAATACGGTGGTTGGGAGTCAAAGCATGTAACTGATTTATTTGCCGATTACGCTGAAAAATGTTTTGAGTTATTTGGCAGTAAAGTCAAGAACTGGTTTACATTCAATGAACCAAAGGTGATTTTGGATGGCGAGTATTTGTATCAATTCCATTATCCATTGAAGGTTGATGGCCCCGCAGCTGTTCAAGTTGCTTATAATATCAATTTAGCTTCAGCCAAGGCAGTTGCTAGATTTAAGAAGTGGCGTAAGGAAAATAATTCCGACGCTAAAATTGGAACTATTTTAAATTTGACACCTGCATATCCTGCAACCAATGATCCAGAGGATGTTGCTGCTGCAGAGTTTGCAACCCTTTGGGACGATAATATGTACTTGGATCCAGCCGTTAAAGGTCACTTCCCAGAAAAACTGGTTAAAATTTTGGACGATGCTAATGTTTTATTCGACAGCACTCCAGAAGAATTAAAGATAATTGCTGATAATACAATTGATGTTTTGGGAGTCAACTTCTATCATCCAGAACGTGTCATGCGTCCAAGCGTTTCACCAGATAGTTTGCAAGATTGGATGCCAGATATTTATTTCGACAATTACGAAATGCCAGGACGTGTTATGAATGTTGATAAGGGATGGGAAATTTATCCTAAAACACTTTATGATATTGCCATCAATATTCGTGATAATTACGGCAATTTGCCATGGTTTGTATCTGAAAATGGTATGGGAGTATCACATGAGGAACGTTATTTGGATGACAAAGGCGTTGTTCAAGATGATTACCGGATTAAATTTATCAAAGACCATTTGACTGAATTACATCGTGGTATCGAAGCCGGTTCTAACTGCCACGGCTTCTTTGTTTGGACAGGAATCGATTGTTGGTCATGGAAGAATGCTTATCGAAATCGCTATGGACTGATTAGAAATGATATTCATACGCAGACTAAGACGATTAAAAAGTCTGGCCAATGGTATGCCAAATTAAGTGAGAACAATGGGTTTTAG
- a CDS encoding PTS lactose/cellobiose transporter subunit IIA, with translation MDEKQLKRAMELISVAGTAKSQCVEAMTIAETGDIDGAREKLKVAHKTLHEAHNIQTKWMTDEMNGEKVEKSIMLIHSQDHFISADIMMTVAEKVINLHEELNTLKAKE, from the coding sequence TTGGATGAAAAACAATTAAAAAGAGCAATGGAGTTGATCTCAGTTGCCGGTACTGCAAAATCACAATGTGTTGAAGCTATGACTATCGCCGAAACTGGTGATATTGATGGTGCAAGAGAAAAGTTAAAAGTAGCACACAAGACTTTGCACGAAGCACATAATATTCAAACTAAATGGATGACCGATGAAATGAACGGTGAAAAAGTTGAGAAATCAATCATGTTGATTCACTCGCAAGACCACTTTATTTCAGCAGATATTATGATGACAGTAGCTGAAAAGGTTATCAATTTACACGAAGAACTAAATACTCTTAAGGCTAAGGAATGA
- a CDS encoding PTS sugar transporter subunit IIC, translating into MAKGKGWQKFQMEFTKTAGKIAANKLLLTLRDSFIIVAATSMIAGFAIMIQNVFIDPTNGLIFGQQGLGLGKLISGSWKAWAASGLFNGLTTTGNLIGLVSNGSLNTFAILLVVIFSHTFSRKYFPKSKEHMTSVLYALGAFFICMPWKFQYTPDGSKKAIDVLNYMDTTFFGTKGVFAALLISGFSVWIYNKVLEKNFTIKMPDSVPPAVARSFESLIPGVITMGVFIILTGISTTLTGETMPELLLTALQKPALAISGTGLFAFVSQTTWSLLQWFGIHPTSIWGPIFGLTWNINDTQNMLGQAHHIYSTLFMNFSTVAAGSCSVSPVLALMLFSKRLAAKKVSKIALMPAIFNISEPVTFGLPIILNPLYFIPWLVAQPLAFYIGLFFTKIGFIGPIVNNVPWTVPTLLSGLLYTGSINGLIVQAVIVAITTAIYIPFIKMDNRLNPDNPDKEMENAATAAEA; encoded by the coding sequence ATGGCAAAGGGAAAAGGTTGGCAAAAGTTCCAGATGGAATTTACCAAAACCGCTGGTAAAATTGCTGCGAACAAATTGCTTCTAACATTACGTGATTCCTTCATCATTGTTGCCGCAACTTCAATGATTGCTGGATTCGCTATCATGATTCAAAATGTTTTCATCGATCCTACTAATGGACTTATCTTTGGTCAACAAGGATTGGGACTTGGTAAATTAATCAGCGGTTCTTGGAAAGCTTGGGCCGCATCAGGTTTATTTAATGGATTAACAACGACTGGGAACTTAATTGGATTAGTTTCTAATGGTTCTCTAAATACTTTCGCTATTCTACTTGTAGTTATTTTTTCACACACATTTTCACGTAAGTACTTCCCAAAGAGTAAGGAACATATGACTTCAGTTCTTTATGCTTTAGGTGCATTCTTCATCTGTATGCCTTGGAAATTCCAATACACACCAGATGGTTCTAAGAAAGCTATCGATGTTCTAAATTATATGGATACTACATTCTTTGGAACAAAAGGTGTTTTCGCCGCACTATTGATTTCAGGATTTTCAGTTTGGATTTACAACAAGGTTCTTGAAAAGAACTTTACTATCAAGATGCCAGATTCAGTTCCACCTGCAGTTGCTCGTAGTTTCGAGTCATTGATTCCCGGTGTTATTACAATGGGCGTCTTCATTATTCTTACAGGTATCAGTACAACATTAACTGGTGAAACAATGCCAGAACTATTACTAACAGCTTTGCAAAAGCCAGCTCTTGCTATTTCTGGTACAGGATTGTTTGCCTTTGTATCACAAACTACATGGAGTTTACTTCAATGGTTTGGTATTCACCCAACATCAATTTGGGGACCTATCTTCGGATTAACATGGAATATCAATGATACACAAAACATGTTAGGCCAAGCACATCACATTTACTCAACATTATTCATGAACTTTTCAACTGTTGCTGCTGGATCATGTTCAGTATCACCAGTTCTAGCATTGATGCTATTTTCAAAGAGACTTGCTGCCAAGAAAGTTTCAAAGATTGCTTTAATGCCAGCTATCTTTAATATTTCAGAACCTGTTACATTCGGTCTACCTATTATCTTGAATCCTTTGTACTTCATTCCATGGCTAGTTGCACAACCATTGGCATTCTACATTGGACTATTCTTTACAAAGATTGGCTTTATCGGACCTATTGTTAATAACGTTCCATGGACAGTACCAACATTGCTATCTGGACTATTGTACACAGGATCTATTAATGGATTGATTGTACAAGCAGTTATCGTTGCAATTACAACCGCAATCTATATTCCATTCATTAAGATGGATAACAGATTAAACCCTGATAATCCTGACAAAGAAATGGAAAACGCTGCTACAGCTGCAGAAGCATAA
- a CDS encoding DUF3862 domain-containing protein, whose product MTDENNSKPFYKRNWFWITIFSIFIIVSATTYIANFSFYKDQADKATTTQSKNLTEKKMDSDPSLVDKYNSIKTGKKGFSKDKIVELLGQPTTTQQLDVNNPITTLIWKGTDNQNVTIQITFEKNKSTSKSIQGLDIDRKKMLTSKDLNKLQVGDSYKRVINTLGDPDDYSDTNGIKTLTYESDLSEIDQTSDAMIRIEISNNQIINKEQQNLK is encoded by the coding sequence ATGACAGATGAAAATAACAGCAAACCTTTCTACAAGAGAAATTGGTTCTGGATCACAATATTTTCAATCTTTATTATCGTGTCAGCCACAACATACATCGCAAATTTTTCTTTCTATAAAGACCAAGCTGATAAAGCAACCACTACTCAAAGCAAGAATCTGACTGAAAAGAAGATGGATTCTGATCCTTCATTAGTTGATAAATACAATTCTATTAAAACTGGTAAAAAGGGTTTCAGTAAGGACAAAATCGTTGAATTACTGGGTCAACCAACCACTACTCAGCAATTAGATGTCAACAATCCAATTACAACTTTGATTTGGAAGGGAACCGATAATCAGAATGTGACGATCCAAATTACATTTGAAAAAAATAAATCGACATCCAAATCGATTCAAGGTTTAGATATCGACCGTAAGAAAATGTTAACTTCCAAAGATTTGAACAAACTACAAGTCGGTGATAGCTATAAAAGAGTTATCAATACGCTGGGTGATCCGGATGATTATTCTGATACAAATGGTATAAAAACTTTAACTTATGAATCAGATTTGTCAGAAATCGACCAGACATCTGATGCGATGATTAGAATTGAAATTTCCAACAATCAAATTATTAATAAAGAACAGCAAAATTTGAAATAA
- a CDS encoding DPBB and LysM peptidoglycan-binding domain-containing protein, with amino-acid sequence MKKVLSIALVSAMALTGILASTNTAQAAVTNGNTVTVEKGDSYKSIAEANGISISALEQANGREVGGFDLIFPGETITLPGVTTTNTATDTSADTQAATTTAFTDTSANTQTQQTTDTTSQATTQSTSTTGTSQGTFKISFYDPSVLGSNMGYSGVAANLSVFPKGTQLKITLSDGTVLYRTVNDTGTFANSNSQQLDVAMPSSSIPSYGVTTASVEVLS; translated from the coding sequence ATGAAAAAAGTTTTATCTATCGCTTTAGTAAGTGCCATGGCTTTAACAGGAATCTTAGCATCAACTAACACAGCACAAGCTGCCGTAACAAATGGAAATACAGTTACAGTTGAAAAAGGAGATTCTTATAAGAGTATCGCCGAAGCTAACGGAATTAGCATTTCTGCTCTAGAACAAGCTAACGGACGTGAAGTTGGCGGATTTGACTTAATTTTCCCAGGCGAAACAATTACATTACCTGGCGTTACAACTACAAATACAGCAACTGACACATCTGCTGATACACAAGCTGCCACAACAACAGCTTTTACAGATACTAGTGCAAATACACAAACACAACAAACAACTGACACAACTTCACAAGCTACAACACAATCAACAAGTACAACAGGTACATCACAAGGAACATTCAAGATTTCCTTCTATGATCCATCTGTTTTAGGTTCAAACATGGGTTACAGTGGTGTGGCAGCCAATCTTTCAGTATTTCCAAAGGGTACACAATTGAAGATCACTTTATCTGACGGAACCGTATTATACAGAACCGTTAATGATACAGGAACATTTGCCAACTCTAATTCACAACAATTAGATGTTGCCATGCCTAGTTCATCAATCCCTTCATATGGTGTAACTACAGCTTCAGTTGAAGTTTTATCATAA